GTTAATTCCCAGTCAGGATTTGACTGAATAAATTCTAAACATGCGTTTCTTTGCATTGGTATGTCATCCTCTGTGCTGACCTGCTTTTTTGAGGACACACGGTATAAATTCCATACACGCTTTTTCTTCATTCTCACTCATCCTTTTTTCTCCTGTATCAATTGCGCCAATTATAACACAAAATGCACTAAAAAATGAGGTATCTATTTATATACTTCAGACCAAAACTGCTTCCATCCATCTCGCGCCAATTTATTCTTTTGTTTATCTTTACTAAAGGAAAAATCCACTTTTACTCCTTTTGTAGATGTGTCTTTAAAAATGATTTTTTCATCTGAATCATAAACCGTATATATTCTCTCCCCAAGTTCCAATTCTCCGATTGATTGGGTTGCTTTTTCTTCGGTTGATTCTATTTTTTTGTTTTTCATCCCAATCCCCCCTAGCCTATTTCTATTCCCTTTCTGATTGTCCAGATGTGTTTTTTCGAAATAAACAAATTTTATATGATTTCGTTATGTATATATTGATTTGTTGTTTAGTGAAATCAAGAATCCCTAATATTTCGTGAAAAATACTCGCAAATTATCAAGGTTTGATTTTACTTGAATGCAATTGCTCATTCTTTTTAATTATTGAATACAAAAGAAATTTCATATCATCCTTATCCAGGCTAGAATCATAATCTTCTTCTATTGCAATTAAATACCCATTATCAACAATGAGTCCTTAAAATTTAAGAACATCAACTTTGTCATGTGATGATCGTGATATGGATGCAAAAATGACGGTTTTAAGACTGCCATTTTTGCATCGGCAACTAAGATTTCATTACTTCTTGCTCAAAAATGCCTAGACCTGAAGAACAGTCTTCATATCAATACGTATAAACTAATCCTCCCGTTTGGACCTTTTCTTCACAAACAATCGTTGAATTTCTAATGATTCTTTGTTAGTTATGTTATTTACACTAAGCAAACTGCTGTATGGTTCTATTTCATTTATTACCACCTCATAAAAAGTTTTGTTAAATCGATTTGTGATTTGTGTATATTGATTATCGAATCATGAGCTAATTATATAAATTGATTTTTGATTTGTAAATATGATTTGTATATTTATTTCGATGACAGCCGATAATAAATTTGCTATATTGGAGTCAAGGAGTGATTTTAAATGGAATTTTTCGGTGGCTGGTTGAAGCAAAAAAGAAAAGAAAAAAACTTATCAGGGCGTAAATTGGCTGAAAAAATTGAAATGAGCCCTAGTTATATTGCACAACTTGAAGTCGGGCATATAAAGCAACCCAGTGTGTCTGTAGGGAGAAAAATAATGGATATTCTTGATATTGAAAATCCAGAGGAAGTTCTCATTCGGTTTGGAATTTTAGAAAAGAAAGACCGGTTAAGATATTTATTCGAAATGGATGAGGTTATTGAAAAGGAGAATATGATTCAGTCAATTAAAAGTGATTTAGACCATATGGATTTGGAACAATTAAATTCTTTATATATCTCTATGAACAAATATCGTGATATTTTGATGAACATTGGGGTACTTGAAAAATCTAACCAAAATTCAAACAAAAATAACCCGGTAAACGCTATCCGGGAATTTGTTGAGTTTTTAATAACAAAGTATAAAAAAGAAGCATAGCGTAAAAAGCGAAACAAAACCTCTGGCTCTACATGTAGCATGGAGAAATCCATCATTATTTTTTCCTTTAATAATAGGATTTGGAAATATTGACATGAATAACAAAGCTAATTATCAGTAGCTTTATAGACGGAGCAAAATTTAATGACAGAGAAGATTGTTGAAAAAACCGTGGAAGGAAGAACACTCAAATATAAAATTCGCGCAAAAGAAGATGCTAATAAGTCCGTTAGTATTACATTAGATATTTATGATATTCCATCCCAATCATGGATATTTGGAGCGGATAGTTTTAAATCGAGAATTATCAATGACAAGAAACTCCCGAAATGTGTGAAAATCGCCATTAGGGAAATATTGATGGAGTTTAACAAATACAGGCTTGAAATGCTTTATTTAAATATTTAATTAATATTTGTCATATAAGATGCTTTTTAGGATCTCTAAAACATAAAAAACTTCCAGTTATTACAATACACGGGTCCTATTTTAAGATATTTTTTCCAAGAAATAATCAAATTGATAATCAGGTTGGCATCTAAACTTGTATATTAAATAACTAATGAAATTAGAAAAGGAACGTCTTTATGATTGACGTTCCTTTGTACCAAAGGGCAAGTTAGTGTCTCAAACTTGTATCCTGGATGTAATACATGTAATTGTATGGTTTTGTATTAACTTAAAATGCAACTTATGTTTCTTCCTCATTATTGCAGTTATCTGTAAAGCTTACGCTATGCATAATGTCAGGCTAATTAATTACCTTAATTCCGACCACACTAGAGAATTCCACGCATTCAAACTTTCCAGGCTTTACTTCAATGCGTAGCACATGCGTAATAGGATCCACATAATGAATTCGTCCACTAATGTCGTAAGTAAATCCGTCATCCCATATCGTAGCCTTAACCCTGTGACCGTATTCCATCGAGTAAGATATGCGCAAGTCAAACTCCTCAATCTCATGTTCATCAATGATAGGCTTCTTTATCCGCTCAGTATCATGCCAAAAATCCCGATGCATTTTTGCTTGTTCGGGTTGGATATAAGCCGCAACCCATTTCATTTTACCACGGTCACGTATCGCCATAGCAATCACCTCGGTATTATTATACACGAACAAACGTTCTTTGTTGAGGTAATTTTGGTGAAAGATAAAAAGAAAGCCAAGACTTAGCTGGCTTTCTTTCTTGTAAAATGAATCATTTCGAGAACGTCTTTATAACCGCGCATCAGACCTTTATTATAAGGTCCGGATTTTCCTTTTAGGCATTCGATCTCACCTTTAACTGCTTGCTCTAAAAGGTTTAACATTCTTCGAAAATCTTCTTGATAAACGTTCATTGATTTTACC
Above is a genomic segment from Neobacillus endophyticus containing:
- a CDS encoding YolD-like family protein — encoded protein: MAIRDRGKMKWVAAYIQPEQAKMHRDFWHDTERIKKPIIDEHEIEEFDLRISYSMEYGHRVKATIWDDGFTYDISGRIHYVDPITHVLRIEVKPGKFECVEFSSVVGIKVIN
- a CDS encoding helix-turn-helix domain-containing protein is translated as MEFFGGWLKQKRKEKNLSGRKLAEKIEMSPSYIAQLEVGHIKQPSVSVGRKIMDILDIENPEEVLIRFGILEKKDRLRYLFEMDEVIEKENMIQSIKSDLDHMDLEQLNSLYISMNKYRDILMNIGVLEKSNQNSNKNNPVNAIREFVEFLITKYKKEA